A stretch of [Clostridium] scindens DNA encodes these proteins:
- a CDS encoding DUF6262 family protein: protein MSKYDKMLEVNHKQSVEKIQRAKLTIQEMIEEEDKVTVPKLMQKTGLSRGFFYKNPEVRKAVDRALQLQAGMVDKRRKILDMAMDNRILQLEQQVVKLKRENETLRKENEAMRKALNKRDLNLIKNF from the coding sequence ATGAGCAAATATGACAAGATGCTGGAAGTAAACCATAAGCAGAGCGTGGAGAAGATTCAGAGGGCAAAACTGACGATCCAAGAAATGATCGAAGAAGAGGATAAAGTGACTGTTCCCAAACTGATGCAAAAGACCGGGCTCTCCAGAGGATTCTTTTATAAGAACCCGGAAGTGCGAAAGGCAGTAGATCGTGCCTTGCAGCTACAGGCTGGCATGGTAGATAAGAGAAGAAAGATTTTAGATATGGCAATGGACAACCGTATCCTGCAGCTGGAGCAACAGGTAGTGAAACTGAAAAGAGAGAACGAGACATTACGGAAAGAAAATGAAGCAATGCGGAAAGCATTGAATAAAAGAGACTTGAATCTGATCAAGAATTTTTAA